CAATGCAGAAAATGCACAGCCACAACAACTGCCAACAACCACCGGAAAAATCCACCAAGCCCAAATATTAAAACTAATCCCCTCGAACATCTAACAACAACTAACAACCACCACAAAAGCTAATCCCAAATTGACCACATCAGCAAAATCCTCAATAACAACCTCCATAATCGCCACCATTACGCCGATTCAAACCCAAATGTAACCCAAAACCTACATAATGACCCATGACCACCACAACGACCACCGCCAACCCACGACAACTACGAAAATCCACAATTGACAAAGGCGATGCCATAGAGAGATGAAGCTCTGACGATCTGCCATTGATGATCGGAGGTGTTCAAGGTTAGGCTTAATGAGTTTGGTGGTTTTgtctcagagagagagagccaagtAGCAATTGAGCTATGGTAACTGCTATTGCtaattttctttaaagtttAGCACATGGGATGTGGGGTGTTTTTAGTGTTTGAGATGATAAAATAGCATTTTAGCACCtccaatgtgaatgctcttatggagtattttcaacatttttttgcACTATTATTCTATGATAATTTTATCTAGGAAGTTTTTCATGCATAAGCTTATATATAGTTTGTCACCCTTTGTGAATCTATGGCAACATGTattgaagctttttttttttttaataagtaataagatttattgatataaaaaaagagaCTCCCTAGTACACATGAAGTGTACAAGAGCTAGCAAatcaagtacaaaaattacataaatcaagaaaagaagaaatgatTGGTTTTGCAAAGCCGACAACTAATCCAATAAGgctctaaagaaaaataacttgagGTCTAGCATAGATCTCTCATTATCTTTAGAGCACCTGCTATTTCTTTCCCTATGAAGACACCACATTAAACTGTGGGGAACGGTTAGCCATATATGTCCAGTTTGATGACGACCAAACTGATCTTGCCAGCAAGCTAGGAGCCCAACAACAAACTTTGGCATAACCCAActtactccaaataaacccaaaaccataGACCGCAGATCCGTAGCAACtggaaaatgaaggaaaagatggtCAACTGATTCATATATTCATAGCACCTGCTATTCATGTATTGAAACTTTGCTGCCTAAGACTTCTCATTTCTAGCCTATGAAGCATGCATACTCGAAAACCCTTGGTCAGACATGTTAGAGAGACTCTTGCACGCTTGTCCTCAGCGTGTTGggagaaatttaattttaattgtgagTCTTTAAATTCTTTTGgttttaaatatgtttttaaagattttgatagttattttttttttctgaaaagttaaaataacaaataaaatatgcctataaataaataaatgaaatgtctctaaagatatatattaattaattgctGCATCTCTACCATGTTGTGTCCTAAACTTTCAAGAATTATTGTGTCACTATGTCCTATGCTGTGTCTGTGTTCATGCTTCTTAATTTCCAGCACAGCCgttttttacttatatttacTTATTTGTGACTgtcattgttctttcttttaatgTATGTTTAAGAACTGTAAACTGACATCTTTTGCCTTCTTATTGAATTTCAGAGATGCTTCTCGTGCATTTGTTTCAGGGAACTTCACAGGTAGCAACTgtcatttatattttctattcatGTCCTATTGATTATTTCATGCAAAGTTCTATGTTCATACTCCATTGAGATATCTCGAAGGCTGATCAAAATTTTTACTCATGGTCAGCTTCTAATTTTTTACAAGGAAACCTTCTTTTAGCTTTCTACTTTAAATTCAAGATCACTTTGGTAATCACTTACCCCCCAATTGCATCAGTTTCATTTTTAACTGAATCTGAGTGTGACTCTCGCCTCAATGCACTGGTTTTTTATTCCAGTCAGGTGCCTCACCAAAGGCACCTTGCCTCAATGCTTTGAGGCACTTTAGTGGTGCCTTGCACTGCTTTGATTGCCTAGGCGCTCACTCGGATTGCCTTTAACTACCTTGGTTCTTTAAGCTGTCATTTCCATAGGAGAGTTGAAGTCTTGCTATAAATGGGTTGGAATGAGATGTATGGATAGTTGGATACATAGTAAGCATTGCGACGAATAGGTTGAAGACCCCTAATCCAAGGCCAAGGTGAAATTATTATAGATCATTTCTTTTTGACTCCCAAAGTAGAAACTCAAATGCCTGAATTTGAGTGCTTTGGCTAAAATCTGGaaatactgttttttttttttaataagtaaaatcTAGAAACACACAATAATATTTTCCAAGCATCAATTATctgttatgatcctagtgttCCACATGGATTAAGTGTAAGCttaaccatgtgtttataagTTTTTGGGTACTCTCCCATTATAAACCAATTTTTAAGGGTGAGTTCTACTTATGGGTttgtaacatttggtatcaaagccaaatAGCCAACCACCACGTTGAGTAATTGTATGTAGCTTATTGAGTATGGAATCAAATCAGTTGCGGCTTTGAGGTCGGGTCTCCGAGGGGGCCACCCAGAGGCTAGATTAAAATAACTGAGAGGTGAATGGAGCctccaaaaagagaaagggctACCACCGGTTCAATGTTGATAAAATGAGCCGTCATGGATGTCAGCTGCGGAGGGTGGTGGTATGGTATGATCCTAGTGTCTTACATGAATTAAGTGTAAGCTTAACCATGTGTTTCCACTTTCCACCCACTCAACTCTATCAAGTCTACAACCCAAAAATTCTTCAACAAACACGAAcgacaacaattaaaaaaaaaaaaaaaaaatcccaattgCAAAATCCATTACTCCCAAAACCACCCAGCCCActaaccaaaaaacaaagtaCCGCCCACACTAGTCCCCAATAGCCGTTCCCCCcaccccaccaaaaaaaaaaaaaaaaatcattttttgcaCAAGGCTCAAAAGTCCATCATGTTTAGTCCATAACATGACCTTGATTCCGAGACTTTGGGAAGCTTGTTGGAGAACGTCAACCAAATGTTAGAGATCCTCAAGAGCATGTCCCAAAGTTTAAGCAAAGATGCAAGATTTATGTGATCAAATGTTAGAGGTCTTCGAGAAAAACCCAACGAATCAAGAATCCAATGAAATTTCGGAAAATCAAAGTGATGTACTCCAAGCATCACCAATAATTCTAGAGAGTAATAAGTTGGAGGATGCACTTGCTATACAAATAGCGTTTGAAGATCAAAGggttaatttagttttttttttttgataaataacgtaagagtattattaataataataaaggaattgccaaaccgagtacattggggatgtactaaGGATGCAGAAATCATGAAACAAGAGAACaacggtcaagaaaaatagaaaaggaagaacaggaaaaatgagaaaaaaccacactccattcgaagagagtgtgtaagaaaaaagacttaatctccaaCAAAGAGCGTTCGcaaccctcaaaacttctagcattcctctctcgccaaatgcaccaaatcaaACAGTGAGGTACCAACTTCCAAATATCAATGTGACGATGTCTcgcaaactttccttgccaagcctCAACACCTCAAGAACAGTACGAGGCATAACCCActgaataccaaacaagcagaaaaccaaagaccacagctcccaagctatggtgcaatgaagtagaagatgatccaccgactctccacacctcttacacataAAGCACCAGTCAAGCACAACTACTCGTCTTTTACGAAGGTTGTCtgttgttaagatcttacctaaggaagcagaccaagaaaagaaggctacccttggaggagccttcgattgccatatcattttccatggaaaggaAACAGGATTATGAGGATAGAAGGAACTGTAATAATCTCTAACCTCAAATCCTGTATTCCTTGCAGacttccaacaaaccttatctGGTCCAAGCCCTCTCACTGACGAGTAGTAGAGTAGCCCCATAAACCGATCAAAGGCTTCttcttcccaatcttgtggaGGACGACGAAATAGCACATTCAAGTGAAACCTCCCAGCAGACCACCCCATAACTTCAGCCACTGAGGAGTCCTTGGACCTACTAAGACAATAAAGCTCCGGAAAGGCCTCTTGGAGAgtacaatccccacaccacacatgaTTTCGAATAAGCCTAGTTTAATTTTACACATTGAATTTGTCATTCCCAATGAGTTCAAGGATGTGAAAAACAAGGCTCttcctttcaaaaaaatgattaaagaaTTGGTGCAAGTATCTATGTTTCGAATTCTTATCCTTCAACTACTTAAGATTAAAGGTCGAGTTTTCTCCATTTGGGGAAGAAGAATATGGCGTAGTGTAGACAGGCATCTATTCCCATGTTTTGGAATATTGAGGACAAGATTCATCTTGAAGGGGAAGGGAATGTTATGACCCAAGTGCtagataaattatttgaatttggtTTAGTGATAGAATAAGACTTCCTAGATAGATTAGTATTATTACTTATTTGTAGTCAATTTAATTCCTATGTTTTAGGATAGGATTAGTTCCAATGTTTTGGGATTTGTTGATGAGATTATCTCGTCCTTGGCTATTTATATATGTTGAATGCATTAATGAGAATTAAgcagaaaattaataaaaaaatgtctatttcCTTTTTGAAGTTCAAGAGATTAGTCATCTCGCATTGACTAACTATCTTTTATATTCAATAAATTATCCCGGTTCACAACATAATCTTAGAGTAGGAATTGGTTGGAGATGGAGTTGGggttgaattgtttttgtaATCATCATTGATGGGTTCTTCAAGGCACCGAGAAtttgtgctctctctctctctctcataattttgttatttgtaaAGCTTTTTAGGTTGTCACGCTTGAATCAGTGGTCAGTTTCTGCTATTAATTTGCATTAGAGGCTAACAAAAGGGTAAAGTTCACGGGTTCAATTGGTTAGTTCTAGGAGTGTTCTTGCAACTTGGTTCATGGGTATTTgtgcattttagtcattttaaaaataatgataaattgtgatatcaaataatcaaaactcaaaagagaACCTTTGCagtctaatatatatatatatatatatatatatatatatatatatatatatatatgtatgagatgagttcaagttacacctatgGTCAAAAAAAGACCcctcattaatgctaatattttaattgatctcatttattatcCCTTATTTAATACATTCCATACTTgttttcaaacccaaaaaaaatttatatgttcTCTCTCCACTGcacgtctctctctctttctctttgcacGGCTCTTCCTCTATCTCCTTCACGGCCAGGTCGCtggcagaaaaaaaaagaaaaagaaaaaagcacaACCTGCCGTGTTGTAGATTAAACACATTATCCTAATAATATACTCCATAAAGAAAGAATTGCTCCAATCCTCTTCTATTTATATAGTAGCTGGCAATCACTTGTAGATTGGCGACATTGTTTATGCTGTTGCAACAATATATTTCTGAAGTATGTGCAGCAAGTGAAGTGAAGGTCTGAACTTGATAGACAGAGAATGACTAAACTTCCTTCAAACCATAGTGTTATATGTATGAGTATACTTTGATCAGTTTATTCTCCATTCTAAATTTCTAACCAAATTAAATCAAATGCGGTTTGATGCTTGAGAGAAAAGTGAAGGGAAAGGGGAGGAGTTCAAATTGGCAGTGAAAAGGAATACGGTTTAATTTCATTCTAATTTGAACATGGATTTGATAATGTTTGTTCAAATGCACAATCTCCATGTGAGAAGCCAATATATTACAACTATACATAATACAGAGACAGAAACACAGAACTCTAAATCCTAAAAAGCAACGCCATAATGGCTTTCAATCCTCCTCCTAGCCATTATTTTTACAGCACAAAaccattcatcaaaaaaagtaaaaataaaaaacagcacacaacttattataattttaaaagtatGGTTAAATTCAATCTCTTAGAATCAAAGAGAACCAAGGGCCAGAGATGTAGAGATAGAGTACAACACGTCAACTCTTGATTTGTGTTATTCAACAACACGGCAGgctgtgcttttttttttctattgctGCCAGGAACCTGTTCGTGGAGGAGATAGAGGAAGAGCcatgcaaagagagagagagagagagacgtgcAGTGGAGAGagaatgtataaatttttttgggtttaaaaacaAGTGTGGAATGTATTAAATAAGGGATAATAAATGAGATTAAttagaatattagcattaaGGAGGGTCTTTTTTTGACCGTAGGATTTACTTAAAtctaatagtttaaaaaatgagtagCTCTTTAGAGTTATGCTAggtataacttgaactcatctctctctctctctcactatacatatatatatatatattgtaaaactAATACGGCTCCAAATTTATTATGTTGTATGTAAActtgtttttttccccctttgttTCTTTATACAGGAGATGGGCTCACAGACTCATTGCAGGGGTTATCTAGCAGTGAGGTAAttgatttatttgctttttttattttttgacagtGGTCTGGGTCTGGGTCTGGGGCTGTGGTAAATCAATTTTCCGGCCTTTGCAAACAAGGCTGGAAATTTGTCAAGTTTGCATCTGAGATAACTGAACATGGGATTAGCCTCCCTACACTGTAAaaaaactagagagagagagacagacagaCAACAGACTTACCAATTTGGCAGAGCAAATCTAAAATCTTTTCAATTTGGCGAGGCAGAGAAGCAGAGcaaatcttaaaaaaagaaaagaaaatagagaatatAATTTGTGACTCAATATGCATGCACAagattattcaacaaaaaagaagaagagaaaagatgatTGACTATGGGTGAACATACCAAGCAGAGAAGcgaagagagtgagagagtaaGCAGAGAAGTGAAGAGCGTGAGAGAGTGAGAAGTGAAGAGTGAGCAGAGAAGcaaagcgagagagagagagagagagagtgagagagagagagagagagagagagagagagtagcgGTGAAAGTGAGGGGATGGAAAGAcgaaagagagagataaagaggAATTagggtttggaaaaaaaaaaaaaactaaaaatgacgTTGTCTGGGTTTTAAAACCAAAATGACACCGTTTTGAACATACCCAAAGGGTGCAGTTTTGGCTTTTTGAACAAACAGGCCTATAACCGGTTCAACTGCAACAGTTACGGTTTTTTCTGGTTGGATCGTCAGTTCCTGTTGTTCCTGCTTTTTGCTTAAATTTCAGTTCTTTAAAGGAACTGGACCAGACTAGTGCATGGTTCCCGGTTCAACTGGTCCAGTTTTTAAAATCGTGGAATGGAAGACAAAATActtgggtggggggggggggaaggcaGACTTGTCACCTCTCCCAGACCATGCACTAGGTAGTATGTAcaacctttatttatttttttgtagggGAATAAAAGATTAGTTTAGACAAAATAAACTCTTTGGCCTTCTTTGTTTTGGGCTTAGGTGTTCATCAATACTAGTAACTTATAGGTGGATAAGAACCTCTGCAATAACACAGTTCCAAGAGAGctctcaaaaattattttgttcactAACTCTAAACTGATTTCAAATGAGAACCTGATCTGCTATTTGTACAATCTGCACTACACTAACAGCCATTAGATTGGTTCTAATTAAGATTAAATCTGATTGGTTAATGCTTATTCAATCAGAAAACAAATTAAGTAACCAAATACAAGTGGATCTAATTGACTGCTGGTACAATAACTGCCTCAAGTTGGCTGTTTGGTTACATGTCTAACTGATTTGAATTCATCTAACTGTCACAGCAGAAAACTCCAGCCTTCCATGCTCCCTTTAGTTACAAATAACTGACTTGCCTTACAACTTAGTTAACCATCTGATCTTGACCCTGGTTGGCTGCTGGAACTGTTAGACTACACTAAAGTAGGCTGCTGCACAGCCGAACTCAGCTACTGGACTGCTCTAACTTGCACTGACTGCTACATCAAGGATTGGCTGACTGTTGTTGCCTTATACCAAGGCTGCTAATGGAAACAGCTAATTTGCATCACTCCACCTTGTGAGATTCTTACAttcttcattctctctctctctcttttattggTAAAGATTTacttataataataaagagagagagagagagagagaggaatctCTCTAACTGTACTTAGTGAGGTTATTAAAACAGATTTCTATCACTGCTTTCAAAATAGTACTATTTTCTTAAGATAAATAagtgtgaaataaaaaaaataaaaaaaatagtgagcAAACAAGggaactcctttttttttttttttttctcctactGTATGGGATCTGTTGCAATTAATTTTGTTCTGTGCACCATAACCAATTTCAATACAGCtttaacaagttccacatataaTTGAATTATATTACATTTGTAGGTGAAGAGTGTTGTTGAATGGCGGGATTTCTATTTCAGAAGCTACACGTGAGTTACATTGATCAGTTGTCTTTTTCATTCTAGTaagttgaaatttgaaaattctccATCATGTTATAACTCTTCCCTCGTATAATAAAAATCTTCCTACagtgaatttttctttttgttagtgGCCTGCATCCGAAACTTCAGGAAACCTCCTTAATTAAAGATTTATCATGCAGCTCTGAaacattttctttactttttattaatgaatgtgattaatgatatatataaatctttgaACACCCAACTTTCACCTTTTCAAAAAGTGTCATACCTTGGTCAtgttattgtaaaattttggaaaatgcATTTTCAAGATGACTTCCTAAAATTGTGGAAACCATGTTACTTTCTCTCCATTGTTACACATCATTGGAGCATGTTTGTTGTGTGCAAGCCTGCCACGTGCTTCATCCTAAGTGAGATATTATTATGgttcaaagaaaatttgaatgaaTAAGAAATGGATTACACTTGAGGTTAGTTCAAGATCCAAAATTCATATAAAGGGTTATTGGAGAAGctctttttttataatgataatCAAGTGGATTTTATCAAGCTACAAGCTGGAAAACCCACCACGACAGTTAAATGCTACAACAGGGCAAAACTCCCAACAACTAGACAAACAATATCTAAACCACACAGCCAAGATTGACTACCCAAATATGCAGATCAGGGACAAAACCCCAGCAACTAACAAACCAAAATACAAGAGCgtataaagtaaataaaaataaaatataatggaTTACATCTGAATAACACGATACATTAGTGAGCAtcttaaataaacaaaatttgttgCACCCAAATTGAAAACTCAAAACTATTAGAACGTTAGAGCTTATAAAGGAAAACAAAGCCAAAAGTCCACCATAACATTACTCGTCAAGCTATAAGTATACATTGCATAGAGTATCTTAACTTGAAATGAAGACCTAAAGAGAAACTGAAACAAGTAGATATTCTGGGGACTTTAACAAAAAGATGGcctaataattctttttttaaaacaaatatttgGCAAAATAGCAATGTTTAAAAGTTGTTCTGGGAAAGAgctattttttaatcttatctGTTGGAGAGACAAGTTCAACGATTGAACTCGACTCTTCAAGAGACGAATTTCATGTTTTCAGTGGAAGTCGTCTCTTCAAGACACAGATGAGTTGCACTCAAAACATGGAACTCGTATCTTACAAATACGAGATTTAAAAAGCCTATATCCCCAAATACTTTTAGTCAATCCTTAATcctaattaataaataatttttaatatatgtattataaaGCACAAATGGCCCAAACAGACCTTTTATACTGATGAGGCTCTAATATCATTTTGGACTAATGCTTATCTCAAAAACTTAGGTAATCTGGAAAAGGCTACATTGCATAGAAGCAAAGGGTAACATGGAAAATTACTATAAAGTTTCTAATATTTACTTTTGGATTTTGACTTATGCCTAATTTATCCTTTTGAAGGCATTTTGCTAAATTAACTAGACACCTAATTTGCTGATGTTGATGTAAATTTGATGCTGTTTTTTGTACTCACTGTCAGTTCCTGTAATTGTTGCTGCGGACATCTGGTGACAAAACTTCATATGGCTCTCTTTTTCTTAAACTAATACGTCTTCATATTCCAGTTTTGAGTTTGACATGCTTCCATGGAtctcttaaaagaaaaaaatttcaatgaaCAAGCATAATGCTCAGTGTTGACATGAAAATTTCAATGTACAAGCATAATGCTTTTAGTGTTACTCCTGATTGTCAGATTTGTTGGCAAGCTAGTAGGTCGTTACTATGATAGCCAAGGAAATTccacaaaatatttgaaaggaGTTGAAGTGAAGGCTGCAAGAGGTGCACAGCTTTtggagaaacaaaagaaagaagaagctaaaCAACCCAGTTGCAATTCAAGGTGGAGCCAGGGAGATGGTGGAGAGGTATCTTTTCATTACTTGAAAACCATGTGTTAGTGCTATTCCAGCTGTTGGGATCTCCATCCCAGTTTCCATAACTTACTAGGGATTCAACTTCATGTGGTAGAAGCTTGTTTAAAGAAAAGTCTGCTTGCGCATGAGCGCATGGCAGGTAGTGGGCTAAGCATCCACCTTGTTACACACAAAGCTGTAGTTAAGGAAACTTGGGCACATAATAGAGAATGAGAATTGAATAAAATCTTTTATAATGATTAAACAGGCATTTTGATGTTCATTGAGCAATATCATACGTGTTGATTGTTTTGGTCAGGTTTGGTGTGATGTTGGCGTCCCAAGGTTAGTTCAGAGGCCTTTGGAAATTGCTTTGACTGGGAAGATGAGTAAGCGCTGTGCTTGTTTTAAAGAAGAGCAATTGGACCAGCCAGGGTTGGAAGTCTATGACGGATGTGACTTCCTTGGCAAGAGTTGCCGAGTTAATTAGATTGTACAAGTCATGTTTGTAGAACAAGtttgttttatataattttttttttgataatcgtgttttatataattttctaaggaaaaaaatttgaaaagagtTTTGTTCTATTATTCGTTGTTCTTTACAAAGAATGATACTCTACATATAAGAAGAGTATAGTATAAGAAGGTAACCAAAAAGGAGTAACTTGTTAACGTCTAGTcctaaattacaataattcttaAAGACTTATCTGACTTATTATCATTGTTTGCTAAAGGTACAAAGttaagaagaaaacaaaataaaagtatgGATTTAAATGTCCTGACAATGGTACATGTGTCTATATACAACTGTTCCTTTACTGTTTGCATTGCGTGTGCAAATTTTACCCCTCCATCTGGTTGATGAGTTTATGATATTCTTGTTTATGGCAAAGTGATCAAAGTGATAGGGCTCCAAACTTTCATCAATTTAACGTTGCCCTTTGACGTCATCAGCCATAAGAGATAAACCGTATGGccatgttttctagaaaatctTGTGTAGACAGGTTCTGCTGTTGGCATGTAGccaattgaaattgatactagTCTTGCCTTTTACCATTTGTCACCGTGAATTTTTTAAGGGTTTGTACCTTTAATTCTTTTGCTCTATGACAAATGAACTAAACTTTGTGCTGCGTAATTTGTTTCATCAACATAAGCAAATTCGTATGAATTTATCAATGACTTCAGTAaattcttcttcctttgttgaTTTTAAGTACCAAATTTGATATGgttggaagaatttttttttttagctctcctTCCCACAGCACAGATTAAGTTACATCTTGTATAACTTTAAATAGTATTACACCacttaattattaataattttatataggATTAGTACATATATTGAGAATTTCATTgttggattacatattctttTTGTTCTTAACACACGCATATCAAATTTGATAAGTATAGGATGTTATTTATAATGCAACTTATAAACTTAATTTtgttatgcataattttataatataaaaacttgGAATTTAAACATTTATAGATAAAATGGTTAGTGATCTCAAATtatcttttgaaattttgcaagcattgagattataagaagaaaaagtaatccaatggttggtttgtcaaattttatattcaataaaaacATAATGAGTGAAGTAACGTTGCTTTAAAATACCtaaagtgtaacttgaacccgtttctctctctctctctctctctctctctctctctctagatatatatatatatataagctaattttttaaaaaaaattttaaacaaaattattaaatgaatagcaataataaattataaaataagtaaacaattttaataaaaaaattgatttaagttcTAATTGTTTAGAACTTAAATGGGTGTTTAttgttttgcttctttataGAAAACTTCATTTCACATAAAATCCTGCACACAAATTCAAAAGCAAAGAACAACAAGTAATGTGAATttattatatcaaaatataaGCTTAAGTTgcattttgggaaaaaaaaagtataaaaaaaaaaaaaaacaatatggGGTGTATCGTGCAGGATTTAATTATACGGTTGACTTTAATGgttaagaaaatttatattgaaaagCCATGGCCTAATATATACATATGAAGGTTTTGATAATAGAGTATTAGTTGgactagaatttaaatttctaaaacttaaatgataaagttttatctaaattaaattattgttaaatcttatcCCTTAGTCAAAAGTCTTGTAGCTTAATatctcaataaaaaattaatttaatattggaTGCGacttgaggaaaaaaacaaaaacaaaaacgtgaGTTGTGTggaatttaaatttagaaaattttaattatagacttttagttttatttaaattaaaccaTTGTTAGAAATATTCCTTAATTTGAAgaaatatatcataaaaattaatataaaattaatttgttacTAAGATGTTGATAGTAGacttttagttggagtagaagtcaaaatgtggtttttttttttatagaaagaaagCATGTGTTGTTGTCtgggatttaagtttagattttttaaaaatatatttttagtttgaatagaatttaaattttttgaaatatttaagtctagaaatttttgataatagacttttagtttgaatagaatttaaatttgttgaaatgtaaatgataaatttttatctaaattaaacaattgttaaatattatcccttaatttgatgaaatatatcataacaaatagtataaatttaatttactaattagttgttcttaaaatattaataatagacTTCTAGATGGAGTAAAAGTCAAaacgtgggttttttttttaagaaaaaaaatgggttGATGTTCGGaatttaagtttaattttttataatagacttttagtttgaatataatttaaatttattgaaatttaaatggTAAAGTTTTACCTAAATTTTACCTAAATTTATCATCccttaatttgaaaaaatatatcataacaaataatattaaaattaatttactaattagtgagAGTAGCCACTTGGCACATCCATGCTTCTAAGTCCaacttttgttattattcttatttagaatattaagtatttttaatatacatcggaaaatgagagagatttaaaaaaaactgagaGTGGTGTTTCTTTAAGGGTGTTtctgttttgtttctttt
This genomic stretch from Castanea sativa cultivar Marrone di Chiusa Pesio chromosome 1, ASM4071231v1 harbors:
- the LOC142621008 gene encoding membrane-associated progesterone-binding protein 4: MKNNSIIIIVLGVFVALVAALLFRLKLFTVEEEEEDLRLFTVEELALYNGTHPDLPILLGILGSVFDVTKGKSHYGTGGGYNHFSGRDASRAFVSGNFTGDGLTDSLQGLSSSEVKSVVEWRDFYFRSYTFVGKLVGRYYDSQGNSTKYLKGVEVKAARGAQLLEKQKKEEAKQPSCNSRWSQGDGGEVWCDVGVPRLVQRPLEIALTGKMSKRCACFKEEQLDQPGLEVYDGCDFLGKSCRVN